One genomic segment of Coffea arabica cultivar ET-39 chromosome 6e, Coffea Arabica ET-39 HiFi, whole genome shotgun sequence includes these proteins:
- the LOC113695903 gene encoding receptor-like protein kinase FERONIA, with product MSEPRHPLLFSLLNCLFLVFVARRVLADNYVPTDKILLSCGGPSQSTDADGRKWYSDIGSKFALASSKASVFPAADQKPSVPQVPYMNARIFQSNYTYRFPVAPGRKFIRLYFYPTSYGGLNASNAIFSVTAGRFMLMKNFSAAQTAEALNYDFITKEFSVNVPSGVLNLTFSPASDPGNSYAFVNGIEVVSHPDIYSAEGPSLLAGQNAPFSIDNTTALENVYRLNVGGNDISPSNDTGLFRSWNADSRYILGAGSGVTNVADPNVTINYPPGTPSYVAPLDVYRTFRTMGPNANVNLQYNLTWLFSVDTGFYYLVRLHFCEGFENISLINQRVFDIFLNNQTVQKAADVIAWGNTNGVALHRDYLVFVPNVGTPQQDIWLALHPNPDTKPSYYDAILNGVEIFKVNNTDGNLGGLNPTPLPNELAVSSTTSSGRSKKGKAVIGGGVGGGIAAVLLIGLLVCAITRRRKHQKDSTASDGWLPLSLYGNSHSSGSAKTNTTGSYASSLPSNLCRHFSFAEIKAATNNFDEAALLGVGGFGKVYRGEIDGGTKVAIKRGNPLSEQGVHEFQTEIEMLSKLRHRHLVSLIGYCEENCEMILVYDYMAHGTLREHLYKTQKPPLPWKQRLEICIGAARGLHYLHTGAKHTIIHRDVKTTNILLDEKWVAKVSDFGLSKTGPTLDHTHVSTVVKGSFGYLDPEYFRRQQLTEKSDVYSFGVVLFEILCARPALNPALPKEQVSLAEWALHCYKKGILDQIMDPYLKGKIAAECFKKIAETAVKCVADVGTDRPSMGDVLWNLEFALQLQESAEESGTEGVGLVGGVNLQEGTFEGEEVTGKGRKDANGGGGGGGFEDSNMDSRSSGMTMSIGGRSLASEDSDGLTPSAVFSQIMNPKGR from the coding sequence ATGAGCGAGCCACGCCATCCTCTCCTCTTTTCCCTTCTCAATTGTCTATTCCTCGTGTTTGTGGCCCGTCGAGTTCTGGCCGACAATTATGTCCCGACTGATAAGATTCTGCTCAGCTGCGGAGGTCCTTCCCAATCTACTGATGCTGATGGTCGCAAATGGTATTCTGATATTGGCTCCAAGTTTGCTTTGGCCTCCTCCAAGGCTTCGGTTTTCCCTGCTGCTGATCAAAAGCCCTCTGTCCCCCAGGTCCCTTATATGAATGCTCGCATTTTCCAGTCCAATTACACCTATCGTTTCCCCGTCGCCCCTGGTAGGAAGTTCATCCGTTTGTACTTCTATCCCACGTCTTACGGTGGCCTCAATGCCTCTAATGCCATCTTCTCCGTCACCGCTGGACGCTTCATGCTTATGAAGAACTTCAGTGCTGCACAGACGGCTGAGGCTCTAAACTACGATTTTATCACCAAGGAGTTTTCTGTCAACGTGCCATCCGGCGTGTTGAACTTAACTTTCTCACCAGCCTCAGACCCAGGCAATTCCTACGCGTTTGTTAACGGCATTGAGGTTGTCTCCCATCCTGATATCTACAGTGCTGAAGGTCCCAGCCTACTTGCTGGACAAAATGCACCCTTCTCCATCGACAATACTACTGCACTCGAGAATGTTTATCGGCTAAATGTAGGTGGAAATGACATCTCGCCCTCCAACGACACAGGCCTTTTCAGGTCGTGGAATGCCGATTCGAGGTACATCTTAGGCGCTGGTTCTGGGGTTACAAACGTAGCTGATCCAAATGTTACCATCAACTATCCCCCGGGGACGCCATCTTATGTTGCTCCGCTGGATGTCTACAGGACTTTTAGAACAATGGGCCCGAATGCAAACGTGAATCTCCAATACAATTTGACTTGGCTTTTCTCTGTGGATACAGGATTCTACTACCTAGTTAGGCTCCATTTTTGTGAGGGATTTGAGAATATTAGCTTAATTAATCAGAGGGTTTTCGACATCTTTCTTAATAATCAGACTGTCCAGAAAGCAGCAGATGTTATTGCTTGGGGAAACACAAATGGAGTTGCGCTGCACAGAGATTATCTGGTTTTCGTCCCTAATGTCGGGACCCCGCAGCAAGATATCTGGCTTGCCCTGCATCCCAACCCTGACACTAAACCCTCTTATTATGATGCGATCTTAAATGGCGTGGAGATATTCAAAGTAAACAATACTGATGGAAATCTTGGGGGTCTCAATCCAACGCCACTTCCAAATGAACTGGCAGTCTCTTCTACAACATCATCGGGTCGCTCGAAAAAGGGGAAAGCAGTCATTGGCGGAGGGGTTGGAGGTGGAATTGCTGCCGTCCTCCTCATTGGGTTGCTTGTTTGTGCTATTACTCGTCGCCGCAAGCACCAAAAGGACTCTACTGCAAGTGATGGCTGGCTTCCTCTATCATTATATGGAAATTCACATTCCTCGGGTTCTGCAAAGACAAACACGACTGGAAGCTATGCGTCCTCCCTCCCTTCGAACCTTTGTCGCCACTTTTCATTTGCCGAGATCAAGGCTGCGACCAATAACTTCGACGAGGCTGCTCTTCTCGGCGTGGGAGGGTTCGGCAAAGTATACAGGGGTGAAATTGATGGCGGCACAAAAGTCGCAATTAAGCGCGGGAATCCACTTTCTGAGCAAGGCGTGCATGAGTTCCAAACTGAGATTGAAATGCTGTCGAAGCTTCGGCACCGTCACCTGGTTTCGCTGATTGGCTACTGCGAAGAGAACTGCGAGATGATCCTTGTTTACGACTACATGGCACACGGAACCCTGCGGGAGCATCTTTACAAGACGCAGAAACCTCCGCTGCCGTGGAAGCAGAGGCTGGAGATCTGCATCGGTGCTGCTCGCGGCCTGCACTACCTGCACACGGGTGCCAAGCACACAATTATCCACCGCGATGTGAAGACGACCAACATCCTGTTGGACGAGAAGTGGGTTGCAAAAGTTTCGGACTTTGGGCTGTCGAAAACGGGTCCTACGCTGGATCACACGCACGTGAGCACAGTGGTGAAGGGGAGCTTCGGGTATCTGGATCCGGAATACTTCAGGCGGCAGCAACTGACAGAAAAATCGGATGTATACTCGTTCGGGGTGGTATTGTTTGAGATCTTATGCGCTCGCCCAGCTCTGAACCCAGCGCTTCCAAAGGAACAGGTGAGCTTAGCGGAGTGGGCATTGCACTGCTACAAGAAGGGGATCCTGGATCAGATTATGGATCCTTATCTGAAGGGGAAGATAGCAGCGGAATGCTTTAAGAAGATAGCGGAGACAGCGGTGAAGTGCGTGGCGGACGTGGGAACGGACAGGCCATCCATGGGAGACGTGCTTTGGAACCTGGAGTTCGCGCTCCAACTTCAGGAGAGCGCGGAGGAGAGCGGAACGGAGGGTGTGGGTCTTGTTGGAGGAGTGAATTTGCAAGAGGGGACATTCGAAGGGGAGGAGGTGACGGGTAAAGGGAGGAAAGATGCgaatggtggtggtggtggtggtggttttGAGGACAGCAACATGGACTCCAGAAGCTCTGGGATGACAATGAGCATTGGGGGGAGGAGCCTTGCGAGCGAGGACTCGGATGGGTTAACGCCCAGTGCTGTATTCTCACAGATCATGAACCCCAAAGGACGTTGA